The region TGCCAGGATGACGGCCGAGAACCTGGCCTATCTCCAGCGACAGGTGGATGAGCAGGCGCGCCGTCATGGGGCCGATCCCGCCCTCGTCCTCCTGGAAATGCCGCCGCTGACTTATTTTGGTTGCGGCTCTCTCGCCATCCCCGCGTTTTTTCGGGCCGTGACCGACAGGTTGGCCTGCGGTCTGGTGTTGGACATCGGGCACCTGTGGACGGTGTATCGTTACACGGGGGCCTGGCATAGTCAGACGTTGGAGGACTTCGCCACAGAATTTTTAGATGCTTTCCCGATGGAGCGGGTGATCGAAATTCATGTCGCCGGCTTGGCCGAGTTCACGGCGCAGGGTGTTGCTCAACACATGGTCGATGCTGAGGCCTTGCCCTATTGGATCGATGCCCATGGCGCCCCCATTCCTGGAGTTCTGTTCGATCTGCTGGCTCAGGTGTTGGCACATCCTCGCCTGACCTGTTTGAAAGGTGTGGCGCTGGAAGTCGATACGAAGCCGGTGGCTACCATCGTTACAGAGTTCCGTCGGTTTTGTGACCGATTTGAATCAATGGTCACCAGCGTGTTGCAGGCCGGCGCGGCTCCATCGCTCACGCGACCAGCGGTGGATGAACGCAGTGGAACACGTCAGCCTCTGGCAATGGATGAGCTGGCGACGTTGCGCGATCAGTACCAGGCCTATGTCCGCTTCGTCACAAGGGGGCAGCCCCTGCCGCTGTCGGAACATCTGTCTCTGCTCGGCGGATCGCTCGATGACCTCAATCGGTATCGCGAGACCTACTTGCCCCACGAGGTGCTGCACTGGGGTGGTGAGTTGCACGATATGTTTCCACGCACCTGCGCTTTGCTGACGGCAGCACAATTTTCGTTGGGCCGGTTCGTCCCGTTTTGGTTCAGCCGGCCCAGGCCGGACGAAGAGGACTATGACTTCTTTCTGCTCAAGATCGATCGCTTCGTCGAATTCGTGGTGAGCGATTGTCCCTCGGCTGCTGCCGTCGTCAGGGAGGAGGCGGAAGAACTGCGGGCGGCCTATCGCACGGCAAACGAGCCAACGGAATCGGCCGAGGTGCGCGCATGAGTTTCTGGGCGAATCTGCCACAGCCTATTCTCGGATTGGCGCCGATGGATGGTGTGACCGATGCCGCCTTCCGGCGCGTGGTGGCCTCGCAGGGACGCCCCGACATCACCTTTACCGAGTTCACCAACGTCAATGAGATTTGTCGTGGACCGGACCATCTGCTGGAGTCGTTGATTTATAGCGAGGCGGAACGGCCGATTGTGGCGCAGCTGTATGGGAAAGATCCGGATCAGTTTTATCGCGCCGCGCAGGTAGTCTGCGAGCTGGGGTTCGACGGGCTCGATATCAACATGGGCTGTCCGTCGAAAAGCGTCGCGGCATCAGGGTCGGGCGCCGCCTTGATCAAAACACCGGACTTGGCCCATGCGATCGTGCGCGCCGCCCGGCAGGGGCTGGAAGATTGGGCCGCCGGTCAGTCGATCCACAGCCAGGGATTTAAACCCTCGCGCATCGAATTCATTCATACGCTGAACCATAGCCGCTCCGGTGTGCCGGTCGTGCCGCGCCGGCTCCTGCCGCTGTCCATCAAAACGCGATTGGGGTTTGATTGTGTGGTGGTTGAGCGTTGGGTCGAACATTTGCTGGAGGTCCGTCCGGAGGCTATCACCCTGCACGGCCGGACGCTGCAGCAGATGTACCGGGGGGCGGCTGACTGGTCGGCCATCGCCGAGGCTGGCAAGCGTGCCCGTGGCACCGGCACGCTGATGCTGGGGAACGGCGATCTCAACACATTGGTCGATGCGATGCGACGCGTGGCTGAGAGTAACGTGCAGGGCGTGTTGGTCGGCCGAGGCACGTTGGGGTCGCCCTGGTTCTTTCGTGAAAAGGAGCAGGCCAGGCGGGTGTTCAGCGAGCGGGGAGACCTGTCTGCCGTACCCGCCACCGCGTGGGAACCGCAGGTCTCGGTGAGCCATCGCATGCAAGTCATGCTCGACCACGCCAGGCAGTATGAGGCGATTGCCGGACTGGAACGGTTCCGGTCCATTCGCAAACATCTGGGTTGGTACTGCAAAGGATTTCCCCATGCCGCGGCGATGCGCGGCAAGATGTTCGGAGCGTCCAACGTGCAGGACGTCGAGCGGATCGTGGCTGAGTTTTGTCAGGACCTCATGCAGTCGGAGCGGGACGCGTCTGCCCCCACTCCGCTTGCGGCACAGACCTCTTCCATCTCCGCCGCGTAGCCCATGCGATTGATTCTCGCCTCCACCTCGCCGAGACGGCACGAATTGTTGACCCTCCTGGGGTTGCGCTTCGATGTCGTGGCCCCCCCGTTTGTCGAGCAGGTGGTGCCGAATAGGTCCGCCGAGCAGCAGGCGGTAGAATTTTCGGCAGGCAAGGCCAAATCCTGCATCGAGCTGTCCCCCGATGCGCTCATCCTCGGCAGCGACACCCTGATCAGCCTTGGCTCGGAGGTGCTGGGAAAGCCGGCCGATTTGGCCGATGCTGAATCCATGCTCAGGCGTATGGCGGGACAGGTGCATAAAATTTTTACTGCGGTTGCACTGGCGGGACCCGGCATTGAGTCCTGTGAGGTTCAGGTCGCCACGGTATCGGTCACGATGAAACCCTTGAATGAAGAGGCCTTGGCCGCTTACCTGCGGACGGGGGACAGTCTGGGCAAGGCCGGCGCCTATTCCATTCAGGGTGGAGGTGCCGCACTGATCGAGCGGATCGAGGGCGATTACACGGCGGCCGTGGGATTGCCCCTTCGCATGGTCGCCGAGATGTTGCGCAAGCGTGGCATGGCCTGTCCGGTCGATGTCGATCAACTCTATGTTCGCAAGCCCTATCCCAACTGGAATCGGTTCAATTCGTAGCAGGCATCTTGCCTCTTCAGCTGTGAGATTGAAAAGGCCTTCGCAATCCTTTTACAATGCGCCCTTGTTCAGTGACGCGTCAGGGAGGTACTCATGCGCGCGAATCATAGCAGGGCAGGTCGGCATCGTCGGTCCCATGGAGTCATCGGGCTTGTCGTCGGAGCAATGGTGGTGGTCGGCGGTCCCGCGTGGGCGATCGATGTCAAGTTGTCCCCCGAAGAGGCGAAGAAAGCCCTGGAAGCCGGGCGGGCACCGATGGAAAAGGCGAATTCCCCGGAGGACGTGAAGAAGGTGTTGCAGCAGGCCTCGCTGGTCACGCGGGTGGGCGCGGACCCCGAGAAGGATCAATGTGGCGCGAGTGCCATCCTGCGCACCAAGCGGTATCGGCTGGAAGCATTCGGCCGACAAGAAGCCGCGGAGTCGAAGAAGCAGAAGAAAGATGTGCGCATGCCCGAGGAGTTCATTCAGAAAGTCGTGGACATGCCGAACATGGAAGTGGAAGTACAACTCTGCGGGGACGATGAGTACTTCGCGGAGAAGGCCGACGT is a window of Nitrospira sp. DNA encoding:
- a CDS encoding DUF692 family protein, encoding MVASKYAKRDLMQSEFTQRANAVPAHGLGLSVDVYSPDLLHLVHSLRDEGLQPGYLEVFKATTSAMQWVRRQLPDMKLPYHGEGLWITQPDFPHSCSGTQGVAEACAQILALRSAWLNHECATKQMAGYSFGTYLPPLYTELSARMTAENLAYLQRQVDEQARRHGADPALVLLEMPPLTYFGCGSLAIPAFFRAVTDRLACGLVLDIGHLWTVYRYTGAWHSQTLEDFATEFLDAFPMERVIEIHVAGLAEFTAQGVAQHMVDAEALPYWIDAHGAPIPGVLFDLLAQVLAHPRLTCLKGVALEVDTKPVATIVTEFRRFCDRFESMVTSVLQAGAAPSLTRPAVDERSGTRQPLAMDELATLRDQYQAYVRFVTRGQPLPLSEHLSLLGGSLDDLNRYRETYLPHEVLHWGGELHDMFPRTCALLTAAQFSLGRFVPFWFSRPRPDEEDYDFFLLKIDRFVEFVVSDCPSAAAVVREEAEELRAAYRTANEPTESAEVRA
- a CDS encoding tRNA-dihydrouridine synthase, translating into MSFWANLPQPILGLAPMDGVTDAAFRRVVASQGRPDITFTEFTNVNEICRGPDHLLESLIYSEAERPIVAQLYGKDPDQFYRAAQVVCELGFDGLDINMGCPSKSVAASGSGAALIKTPDLAHAIVRAARQGLEDWAAGQSIHSQGFKPSRIEFIHTLNHSRSGVPVVPRRLLPLSIKTRLGFDCVVVERWVEHLLEVRPEAITLHGRTLQQMYRGAADWSAIAEAGKRARGTGTLMLGNGDLNTLVDAMRRVAESNVQGVLVGRGTLGSPWFFREKEQARRVFSERGDLSAVPATAWEPQVSVSHRMQVMLDHARQYEAIAGLERFRSIRKHLGWYCKGFPHAAAMRGKMFGASNVQDVERIVAEFCQDLMQSERDASAPTPLAAQTSSISAA
- the maf gene encoding septum formation protein Maf, whose amino-acid sequence is MRLILASTSPRRHELLTLLGLRFDVVAPPFVEQVVPNRSAEQQAVEFSAGKAKSCIELSPDALILGSDTLISLGSEVLGKPADLADAESMLRRMAGQVHKIFTAVALAGPGIESCEVQVATVSVTMKPLNEEALAAYLRTGDSLGKAGAYSIQGGGAALIERIEGDYTAAVGLPLRMVAEMLRKRGMACPVDVDQLYVRKPYPNWNRFNS